One Actinoplanes missouriensis 431 DNA segment encodes these proteins:
- a CDS encoding methyl-accepting chemotaxis protein: MAQRPGLVGNLSVRTNLALLVALTGIVAILVGTISLARMSQVADSGRQIYTDALLPAWDVATIREKVWNYRFEILTGATATTAALKSAAEERAATALDALNTTVTSYSGRDLDAEQRTAIDGFSTAWAEYGELRQKAGELQAAGDLAGFDEIRTTEMPAKITEALNSLDALDTASDAAATAALSASDEEYSSARVMVIAVLVAGLLVAIALAVVIANSVVRPLRQFRDVLHAVADGDLTRRSDITNRNEFGDMSAALNQAAEQMRTAVGTLAASGNALAGRAGELQDASRTLAGGADRTSGEVNSIGGAVDQVNSRVGAVATGAEEMGAAIREIAVSAAEAASVAQEAVIASSTAEDLMSRLGRSSAEIGDVVKVITAIAEQTNLLALNATIEAARAGESGKGFAVVAGEVKDLAQETTKATEDISKRVAAIQADTSTAVESITKIGEIIGRINEFQTTIASAVEEQSAVTSGMASDLSAAADGANQIGSGITQVVDVAEENRKGAYATHEAAAELTRLSDDLQGLVRTFRY, encoded by the coding sequence GTGGCACAACGTCCCGGTCTGGTCGGCAACCTCAGCGTCCGTACCAACCTCGCCCTGCTCGTCGCCCTCACCGGCATCGTCGCGATCCTGGTGGGGACCATCAGTCTGGCCCGGATGTCGCAGGTCGCCGACAGCGGCCGCCAGATCTACACCGACGCGCTGCTGCCCGCCTGGGATGTCGCGACCATCCGGGAGAAGGTCTGGAACTACCGATTCGAGATCCTCACGGGCGCCACGGCCACCACCGCCGCCCTCAAGAGCGCCGCCGAGGAGCGGGCCGCCACCGCGCTGGACGCCCTCAACACGACCGTCACCTCGTACAGCGGCCGTGACCTGGACGCCGAGCAGCGCACCGCCATCGACGGGTTCAGCACGGCCTGGGCCGAGTACGGCGAACTGCGCCAGAAGGCCGGGGAATTGCAGGCCGCGGGCGACCTGGCCGGCTTCGACGAGATCCGCACCACCGAGATGCCCGCCAAGATCACCGAGGCGCTGAACAGCCTGGACGCGCTCGACACCGCCAGCGACGCGGCCGCCACCGCCGCGCTGTCCGCGTCCGACGAGGAGTATTCCTCGGCCCGCGTCATGGTGATCGCCGTCCTGGTGGCCGGCCTGCTCGTCGCGATCGCCCTGGCCGTCGTGATCGCCAACAGCGTGGTCCGGCCGCTGCGGCAGTTCCGCGACGTGCTGCACGCGGTCGCCGACGGCGACCTCACCCGGCGCTCCGACATCACCAACCGCAACGAGTTCGGCGACATGAGCGCGGCGCTCAACCAGGCCGCCGAGCAGATGCGTACGGCCGTCGGCACCCTCGCCGCCAGCGGAAACGCCCTGGCCGGACGCGCCGGGGAGCTCCAGGACGCGTCGCGCACCCTGGCCGGCGGCGCGGACCGCACCTCCGGCGAGGTCAACTCCATCGGCGGCGCCGTCGACCAGGTCAACTCGCGGGTCGGCGCGGTCGCCACCGGCGCCGAGGAGATGGGCGCGGCGATCCGGGAGATCGCGGTCTCGGCGGCCGAGGCAGCGAGCGTCGCCCAGGAGGCGGTGATCGCCTCCAGCACCGCCGAGGACCTGATGTCGCGGCTCGGCCGCTCGTCCGCCGAGATCGGCGACGTGGTCAAGGTGATCACCGCGATCGCCGAGCAGACGAACCTGCTCGCGCTGAACGCCACGATCGAGGCGGCCCGGGCCGGCGAGAGCGGCAAGGGGTTCGCGGTCGTCGCCGGCGAGGTCAAGGATCTCGCCCAGGAGACGACCAAGGCCACCGAGGACATCAGCAAGCGGGTCGCGGCCATCCAGGCGGACACCAGCACCGCCGTCGAGTCGATCACCAAGATCGGCGAGATCATCGGCCGGATCAACGAGTTCCAGACGACCATCGCCTCGGCCGTCGAGGAGCAGAGCGCCGTCACCAGCGGGATGGCCTCCGACCTGAGCGCGGCTGCCGACGGCGCCAACCAGATCGGCAGCGGCATCACCCAGGTCGTCGACGTCGCCGAGGAGAACCGCAAGGGCGCCTACGCCACCCACGAGGCGGCGGCCGAACTGACCCGGCTCTCCGACGACCTGCAGGGGCTGGTGCGGACCTTCCGGTATTGA
- a CDS encoding group II truncated hemoglobin, which produces MTVEYIRYRITSDAAAFEAAYARAAVFLARAPQCVDYELSRCADEPGVYILRITWTSADDHLKGFRGGPEFPGFLAEIRPYIEDIDEMRHYEPTAVAGAGGAVPTLYDWAGGTPAFEKLTERFYQRVTGDDLIGPLFAGMDPAHPRHVAMWLAEVFGGPERYTAERGGYPHMLAHHLGKAITEPQRRRWVSLLLDAADEAGLPDDPEFRAAFLGYIEWGTRLALANSQPGANPPRTAPVPHWGWGVAPPYRG; this is translated from the coding sequence ATGACTGTCGAGTACATCCGCTACCGGATCACCAGTGACGCGGCGGCCTTCGAAGCGGCCTACGCCCGCGCGGCGGTGTTCCTCGCCCGGGCGCCGCAATGCGTCGACTACGAGCTGAGCCGCTGCGCCGACGAACCCGGGGTCTACATCCTGCGGATCACGTGGACCTCCGCGGACGACCACCTGAAGGGGTTCCGCGGCGGGCCCGAGTTCCCCGGATTCCTGGCCGAGATCCGCCCCTACATCGAGGACATCGACGAGATGCGCCACTACGAGCCCACCGCCGTCGCGGGGGCCGGCGGCGCGGTGCCCACGCTCTACGACTGGGCCGGCGGCACCCCGGCGTTCGAGAAGCTCACCGAGCGGTTCTACCAGCGGGTGACCGGCGACGACCTGATCGGGCCGCTCTTCGCCGGCATGGACCCGGCACACCCCCGGCACGTCGCGATGTGGCTGGCCGAGGTGTTCGGCGGCCCCGAGCGGTACACCGCCGAGCGCGGCGGCTACCCGCACATGCTCGCCCACCACCTCGGCAAGGCGATCACCGAGCCGCAGCGGCGGCGCTGGGTGAGCCTGCTCCTCGACGCCGCCGACGAGGCCGGGCTGCCGGACGACCCGGAGTTCCGGGCCGCGTTCCTCGGCTACATCGAGTGGGGCACCCGGCTGGCGCTGGCCAACTCGCAGCCCGGCGCGAACCCGCCCCGCACGGCGCCGGTGCCGCACTGGGGATGGGGTGTCGCGCCGCCGTACCGGGGATGA
- a CDS encoding SHOCT domain-containing protein translates to MGLFSGRAAGTDEGRARAERARGKAAQAGVDVRGALAVGHMLDAGASVYLLIFPDRLELVSTGQIGLRTGAGRSTIPLDQVGGVSARDGLLRGILMIDVGGTTVEFTTHRAAAEHLRALIAERLGKPAPSADLLRNLEELHRAGVLSDEEYRAKRAGLL, encoded by the coding sequence ATGGGGTTGTTCTCGGGGCGGGCGGCCGGCACGGACGAGGGGCGGGCGCGGGCCGAGCGGGCCCGGGGCAAGGCCGCGCAGGCCGGGGTGGACGTGCGCGGGGCGCTCGCGGTCGGGCACATGCTCGACGCCGGGGCCAGTGTCTACCTGCTGATCTTCCCGGACCGGCTGGAGCTGGTGAGCACCGGGCAGATCGGGTTGCGCACCGGCGCGGGACGTTCCACGATCCCCCTCGACCAGGTCGGCGGGGTGTCGGCGCGCGACGGGCTGTTGCGCGGGATCCTGATGATCGACGTCGGCGGGACCACCGTCGAGTTCACCACCCACCGGGCGGCCGCCGAGCATCTGCGCGCGCTGATCGCCGAGCGGCTGGGGAAGCCCGCGCCCTCGGCGGACCTGCTGCGCAACCTCGAGGAGTTGCACCGGGCCGGCGTCCTCTCCGACGAGGAGTACCGGGCCAAGCGCGCCGGGCTGCTCTGA
- a CDS encoding nuclear transport factor 2 family protein: MPDSEAERPATDRLDADPVDAGPVDAGRLEADLLAAEQALQTAQRHGDVAALDVLLDDRLIAIGPDGGRYTKQDDLDAYRMGSSVVEDLLQESLEHLIAGHTGVTFFTGTVSGTFGGEPVTARMRYTRTWTHTGGRWRILAAHIAPA; the protein is encoded by the coding sequence ATGCCAGATTCCGAAGCCGAGCGCCCCGCCACCGACCGTCTCGACGCCGACCCGGTCGATGCCGGCCCGGTCGATGCCGGTCGTCTCGAAGCCGACCTCCTCGCCGCCGAGCAGGCGCTGCAGACGGCGCAGCGCCACGGCGACGTCGCGGCCCTGGACGTGCTGCTCGACGACCGTCTGATCGCGATCGGCCCGGACGGGGGCCGATACACCAAACAGGACGACCTCGATGCGTACCGGATGGGGTCGTCGGTGGTCGAGGACCTGCTCCAGGAGAGCCTGGAGCATCTGATCGCGGGCCACACCGGCGTCACGTTCTTCACCGGCACCGTGTCCGGCACGTTCGGCGGCGAGCCGGTGACCGCCCGGATGCGCTACACCCGCACCTGGACGCACACGGGCGGCCGCTGGCGCATCCTCGCCGCCCACATCGCCCCGGCCTGA
- a CDS encoding asparagine synthase C-terminal domain-containing protein has translation MRLDRLGMASGLDLRIPFANPHLVGCTVTRGP, from the coding sequence ATGCGCCTGGACCGGCTCGGCATGGCGTCCGGGCTCGACCTGCGGATCCCGTTCGCCAACCCACACCTGGTCGGCTGCACCGTGACCCGTGGGCCATGA
- a CDS encoding MFS transporter → MTSTVAPPAPLWTRNFNLYFTARIMSVLGDTMIPVAMAVAMLALGYGVSGIGYTLGAWMGAFALFVVFGGVFADRFHPRPQMIGADAVRAVIQLSLAAWIWLGDAPLWFIIAGSAAGGIATAMFQPGLASLVPQVSTDLQKANGVLRVSQGLATMAGPALGGVLVATTSPAVAFTVDAATFAVSGLCLAALRLKPFAIDRSGSMLQNLRFGWDDFRSRSWLWAVILIWWVLGVFVWGPITPVGAVSIIGEHGKAAFGYAEAAFGAGSVLGALVAIRVRAGRPLLAGGLAMFLFPLMPLAAALTPPIPLLMLGYAVSGVGWAFWGVQWATTIQTQVPADRLNRVSAYEVAGSILAVPLGQAISGPATHLLGVERLLLLATVMSLGCAVALVVVNPIRRLRAAA, encoded by the coding sequence ATGACCTCGACCGTCGCCCCACCGGCGCCCCTGTGGACCCGGAATTTCAACCTGTACTTCACCGCCCGCATCATGTCGGTGCTGGGTGACACGATGATCCCGGTCGCGATGGCCGTCGCGATGCTCGCCCTCGGCTACGGCGTGAGCGGCATCGGGTACACGCTCGGCGCGTGGATGGGTGCGTTCGCGCTCTTCGTCGTCTTCGGCGGGGTGTTCGCGGACCGGTTCCATCCCCGGCCCCAGATGATCGGCGCCGACGCGGTGCGCGCGGTGATCCAGCTGTCCCTGGCCGCGTGGATCTGGCTGGGAGACGCGCCACTGTGGTTCATCATCGCCGGCTCGGCCGCCGGTGGCATCGCGACCGCCATGTTCCAGCCCGGCCTGGCCAGCCTGGTCCCGCAGGTGTCGACCGACCTGCAGAAGGCCAACGGGGTGCTGCGGGTCAGTCAGGGGCTGGCCACCATGGCGGGGCCGGCGCTCGGCGGTGTGCTCGTCGCGACCACCTCGCCGGCCGTCGCGTTCACCGTCGACGCCGCCACGTTCGCGGTCAGCGGGCTCTGCCTGGCCGCGCTGCGGCTCAAACCGTTCGCGATCGACCGCTCCGGATCGATGCTGCAGAACCTCCGGTTCGGCTGGGACGACTTCCGCTCCCGCTCCTGGCTCTGGGCGGTCATCCTGATCTGGTGGGTCCTCGGCGTCTTCGTCTGGGGCCCGATCACCCCGGTCGGCGCGGTCTCGATCATCGGTGAGCACGGCAAGGCCGCCTTCGGGTACGCCGAGGCGGCGTTCGGCGCCGGATCGGTGCTCGGCGCCCTGGTCGCGATCCGCGTCCGGGCCGGCCGGCCACTGCTCGCCGGCGGCCTGGCGATGTTCCTGTTCCCGCTGATGCCGCTGGCCGCCGCGCTGACCCCGCCGATCCCGCTGCTGATGCTGGGGTACGCGGTGAGCGGCGTCGGCTGGGCGTTCTGGGGCGTGCAGTGGGCCACCACGATCCAGACCCAGGTCCCGGCCGACCGGCTCAACCGGGTGTCGGCGTACGAGGTGGCCGGATCGATCCTGGCGGTCCCGCTCGGCCAGGCCATCTCCGGCCCGGCCACCCACCTGCTCGGCGTCGAGCGGCTCCTGCTGCTCGCCACCGTGATGAGCCTCGGCTGCGCGGTCGCGCTGGTGGTGGTGAACCCGATCCGCCGGCTCCGCGCCGCCGCCTGA
- a CDS encoding class I SAM-dependent methyltransferase, whose amino-acid sequence MTADRRERIRAARRRLAEHGPPRTRPLPGDFARVALPRLLGEGVTVDAAFVDGIHRFHEVFVDLYYLRKLVRPGGLIVLDDFDKPPVRAAIRYFEGNLGWSALPGVAGPRLRALRLPDTLTEPPFEEFHPF is encoded by the coding sequence ATGACCGCCGACCGGCGGGAGCGGATCCGCGCGGCGCGCCGCCGCCTCGCCGAGCACGGCCCGCCCCGGACCCGCCCGCTGCCCGGCGACTTCGCCCGGGTCGCGCTCCCCCGCCTGCTGGGCGAGGGCGTCACCGTGGACGCCGCGTTCGTGGACGGCATCCACCGGTTCCACGAGGTGTTCGTCGACCTCTACTACCTGCGCAAGCTGGTCCGGCCGGGCGGGCTGATCGTGCTCGACGACTTCGACAAGCCGCCGGTGCGCGCGGCGATACGATACTTCGAGGGCAATCTCGGCTGGTCAGCGCTGCCGGGCGTCGCCGGGCCGCGGCTCCGGGCGCTGCGCCTGCCGGACACGCTGACCGAGCCGCCGTTTGAGGAATTTCACCCGTTCTGA
- a CDS encoding RidA family protein, which yields MAVTLVNPEGLPEIDVYRQVSVATGSKLIHVAGQVAWDGSGDLTEQTAQAYLSVATALAGVGASFDDVVKLTVHVVDWSADRMPALLAGLEQAKKQLGSSAAPPASLFGIAALDVPEHLVEIEATAVLD from the coding sequence ATGGCCGTGACCCTGGTGAACCCCGAGGGACTGCCCGAGATCGACGTCTATCGGCAGGTGTCCGTGGCGACCGGGTCGAAGCTGATCCACGTGGCCGGGCAGGTCGCGTGGGACGGCTCGGGCGACCTGACCGAGCAGACCGCTCAGGCGTACCTGAGCGTGGCGACCGCGCTGGCCGGCGTCGGCGCGTCCTTCGACGACGTGGTGAAGCTGACCGTGCACGTCGTGGACTGGTCAGCCGACCGGATGCCGGCGCTGCTGGCGGGTCTGGAACAGGCGAAGAAGCAGCTGGGGAGCAGCGCCGCCCCGCCGGCGTCGCTGTTCGGGATCGCCGCCCTGGACGTGCCGGAGCACCTGGTGGAGATCGAGGCGACCGCGGTGCTCGACTAG
- a CDS encoding amidase, which produces MTAVNRRVFLARTAAITAAAAAGAAALPAAASAWSGRTPKFGDGAYVKPRPEAISDPTELTVAEAAWMIRYGKLKPADIVEAYLARIGRFDGVYRAFNTVLADEARAAAKAAGRKRQTTPLHGIPLAIKDNYWTAGVRTTANSFLFQDFVPPYDATPVAKLRASGAIVLGKTQMGPLATTRATTPDGRVTTVNAWTPGNPATDPGGSSTGTATSVAGRMAASGTGTQTGGSITAPSNAQNLTGLKPTMGRVSLAGIIPLSYTRDHPGPLARDAKDAAIMLTAMAGEDPADPRTQGLPPLPDLIEAATPVVAKGRCRVRRRTRVGVLPGYASTATRQTFLSTLDGITDVSLVDVAFPDQWDLLTGNDFNNVRLPERSEPFLPYLRTDLRGFGVSVTGWLQGALMGGTEFITGQRAKLLLLERVLDQIFEKCDVVVQTSPVPFDILGLPEIGFPIGFTTTGVPVGTILGGAPTRRTASWPS; this is translated from the coding sequence ATGACCGCCGTGAACCGCCGGGTGTTCCTGGCCCGCACCGCAGCGATCACCGCGGCCGCCGCCGCCGGTGCTGCCGCCCTGCCCGCCGCCGCCTCCGCCTGGTCCGGCCGGACGCCGAAGTTCGGCGACGGCGCCTACGTGAAGCCGCGACCGGAAGCGATCAGCGACCCGACCGAGCTGACCGTCGCCGAGGCGGCCTGGATGATCCGGTACGGCAAGCTGAAGCCGGCCGACATCGTCGAGGCGTACCTCGCCCGGATCGGCAGGTTCGACGGGGTCTACCGGGCGTTCAACACGGTTCTCGCGGACGAGGCGCGGGCCGCCGCGAAGGCCGCCGGCCGCAAGCGGCAGACCACTCCGCTGCACGGCATCCCGCTGGCGATCAAGGACAACTACTGGACGGCGGGGGTGCGGACCACCGCGAACTCGTTCCTGTTCCAGGACTTCGTCCCGCCGTACGACGCCACCCCGGTCGCCAAGCTCAGGGCGAGCGGCGCGATCGTGCTCGGCAAGACCCAGATGGGCCCGCTCGCCACCACCCGCGCGACCACCCCGGACGGCCGTGTCACCACGGTCAACGCGTGGACGCCCGGCAACCCGGCCACCGACCCGGGCGGCTCGTCGACCGGCACCGCCACCTCGGTCGCCGGCCGGATGGCGGCCTCCGGGACCGGCACCCAGACCGGCGGCTCGATCACCGCGCCGTCGAACGCGCAGAACCTCACCGGTCTCAAACCAACGATGGGCCGGGTGTCGCTCGCCGGGATCATCCCGCTCAGCTACACCCGGGACCATCCGGGCCCGCTCGCCCGGGACGCCAAGGACGCGGCGATCATGCTCACCGCGATGGCGGGCGAGGACCCGGCCGACCCGCGTACCCAGGGCCTGCCGCCCCTGCCTGATCTGATCGAGGCCGCCACCCCGGTCGTCGCGAAGGGCCGCTGCCGGGTCCGCCGGCGCACCCGGGTCGGCGTGCTCCCCGGGTACGCGTCCACCGCCACCCGGCAGACCTTCCTGTCCACCCTGGACGGCATCACCGACGTCTCCCTGGTCGACGTCGCGTTCCCGGACCAGTGGGACCTGCTGACCGGAAACGACTTCAACAACGTGCGCCTGCCGGAACGCAGTGAGCCGTTCCTGCCGTACCTCCGCACCGACCTGCGCGGCTTCGGGGTCTCGGTGACCGGCTGGCTGCAGGGCGCGCTGATGGGCGGCACCGAGTTCATCACCGGTCAGCGCGCCAAGCTGCTGCTGCTCGAACGCGTCCTCGACCAGATCTTCGAGAAGTGCGACGTGGTGGTGCAGACCAGCCCGGTCCCGTTCGACATCCTCGGCCTCCCCGAGATCGGCTTCCCGATCGGCTTCACCACCACCGGCGTCCCGGTCGGCACCATCCTCGGCGGCGCCCCTACGAGGAGGACCGCCTCCTGGCCGTCGTAG
- a CDS encoding GntR family transcriptional regulator, with protein sequence MTTPPTANRSADRADVVHDRLREAILSAELRPNHRLVEKEIGDWLEVSRTPVREALFRLAQEGLVVQRRGWVVRDHTAAEILEIMEARAGVEAHAAFLAAQRISEPALTRLEELIETTEDDSISRLQRNELNSVFHDVITEAATNTVVEQLHRRTRINYWNLNQPVVFTPADDEIVNTQHRRLVASLRAGDGETAARVAREHVENTARIIRVTAGLR encoded by the coding sequence ATGACCACCCCGCCCACCGCGAACCGCAGCGCCGACCGCGCCGACGTGGTGCACGACCGTCTCCGCGAGGCGATCCTCTCCGCCGAGCTGCGCCCGAACCACCGGCTCGTGGAGAAGGAGATCGGCGACTGGCTCGAGGTCAGCCGCACCCCGGTCCGGGAGGCCCTGTTCCGGCTGGCGCAGGAGGGCCTGGTCGTGCAGCGCAGGGGCTGGGTGGTGCGCGACCACACGGCCGCCGAGATCCTGGAGATCATGGAGGCCCGGGCGGGCGTCGAGGCGCATGCCGCCTTCCTGGCCGCCCAGCGGATCAGCGAGCCCGCCCTGACCCGTCTCGAGGAGCTGATCGAGACGACGGAGGACGACTCGATCTCCCGGCTCCAACGCAACGAACTGAACAGCGTCTTCCACGACGTCATCACCGAAGCCGCGACGAACACGGTTGTCGAGCAGCTGCACCGCCGTACCAGAATCAATTATTGGAATCTGAACCAGCCGGTGGTCTTCACGCCGGCCGACGACGAGATCGTCAACACGCAGCACCGCCGGCTCGTCGCGTCGCTGCGGGCCGGTGACGGCGAGACCGCGGCCCGGGTCGCCCGCGAGCACGTGGAGAACACCGCCCGGATCATCCGGGTGACGGCGGGGCTGCGATGA
- a CDS encoding LacI family DNA-binding transcriptional regulator, which yields MTRNGRAPSVKDVAAAAGVSLGTVSNVLNRPAVVSTATRERVERAMAELGFIRNESARQLRAGTSRALAYVMLDGGNPFFHDVAEGIETAAEDADLSLFVCNSNGRGDREAKHLDRLVQQRVQGILITPADPDAPHLAEIAQRGTPFVMVDRLSRAGDHCSVSVDDVLGGRIAVEHLIDRGHQRVAFVGGPSHIGQVRERLQGAREVWAEFGLPADDLINLPTEAMTVTEGRSAGERLAGLPSRRRPTAAFCANDLLALGLLQHAVTAGLRVPDDLAIVGFDDIDFAAAAAVPLTSVRQPRQELGRTAARLVLDEATNPDHVHEQATFVPALVARASTGLVRRS from the coding sequence TTGACGCGCAACGGCCGCGCACCCTCGGTCAAGGATGTCGCCGCAGCCGCGGGTGTCTCACTCGGCACGGTGTCGAACGTGCTCAACCGCCCCGCCGTGGTCAGCACCGCGACCCGCGAGCGTGTCGAGCGCGCCATGGCCGAGCTGGGCTTCATCCGCAACGAATCCGCCCGCCAGCTGCGTGCCGGCACCAGCCGCGCCCTGGCGTACGTCATGCTCGACGGCGGGAACCCGTTCTTCCACGACGTGGCGGAGGGAATCGAGACCGCCGCCGAGGACGCCGACCTGTCGCTCTTCGTCTGCAACAGCAACGGCCGCGGCGACCGCGAGGCCAAGCACCTCGACCGGCTCGTGCAGCAGCGCGTCCAGGGCATCCTGATCACCCCGGCCGACCCGGACGCGCCGCACCTCGCCGAGATCGCCCAGCGCGGCACCCCGTTCGTGATGGTCGACCGCCTCAGCCGGGCCGGCGACCACTGCTCGGTCAGCGTCGACGACGTGCTCGGCGGCCGGATCGCCGTCGAGCACCTGATCGATCGCGGGCATCAGCGCGTCGCGTTCGTCGGCGGGCCGTCGCACATCGGCCAGGTGCGGGAGCGGTTGCAGGGCGCACGGGAGGTGTGGGCCGAGTTCGGGCTGCCCGCCGACGACCTGATCAACCTGCCGACCGAGGCGATGACCGTCACCGAGGGCCGCTCGGCCGGCGAACGGCTGGCCGGCCTGCCCAGCCGGCGGCGGCCGACCGCGGCGTTCTGCGCCAACGACCTGCTCGCGCTCGGGCTGCTGCAGCACGCGGTCACGGCCGGGCTGCGGGTGCCGGACGACCTGGCCATCGTCGGTTTCGACGACATCGACTTCGCGGCGGCCGCGGCGGTGCCGCTCACGTCGGTACGCCAGCCGCGGCAGGAACTCGGGCGGACCGCGGCGCGGCTGGTCCTGGACGAGGCGACCAACCCGGATCACGTGCATGAGCAGGCCACGTTCGTGCCGGCGCTGGTGGCGCGGGCGTCGACGGGGCTGGTCCGGCGGTCGTGA
- a CDS encoding DUF72 domain-containing protein gives MWSLKSWQGRFLPHPATPAERLRAYASWCSAVEGNTTFYAIPARETVETWAAQLPSGFRFVAKIPKVVTHERRLVDFEAPLGAFLDALEPLGSRTHMLWIQLPGSFGPQDLQVLGRFLRRAPDGYRWGVEVRHPDFFTAPAELERMLTSFDAEWIPFDTTTFFASPPTSDAERDAWTKKPRMPLREHAITSRPVVRYLGRDDSESTVDGWQKWVTTVAAWLREGRTPTVFVHTPDNADAPELCRRFYDQVRAVVPDLEPLPEPLPLPEPDGPLTLF, from the coding sequence ATGTGGAGTCTCAAGTCGTGGCAGGGGCGCTTCCTGCCGCATCCGGCGACACCCGCCGAGCGGCTGCGGGCCTACGCGAGCTGGTGCAGCGCGGTGGAGGGGAACACCACGTTCTACGCGATCCCGGCACGGGAGACCGTGGAGACGTGGGCGGCGCAGTTGCCGTCCGGCTTCCGGTTCGTCGCCAAGATTCCGAAGGTCGTGACCCACGAGCGCCGGCTGGTGGATTTCGAGGCGCCGCTGGGGGCGTTCCTGGATGCGCTTGAGCCGCTCGGATCCCGTACCCACATGCTCTGGATCCAATTACCCGGGTCCTTCGGACCGCAGGATCTGCAGGTGCTCGGCCGATTTCTGCGGCGGGCGCCCGACGGGTATCGCTGGGGCGTCGAAGTGCGTCATCCCGATTTCTTCACCGCGCCGGCCGAGCTGGAACGGATGTTGACGTCGTTCGATGCGGAATGGATCCCGTTCGACACGACCACGTTCTTCGCCAGCCCGCCGACCAGCGACGCCGAGCGCGACGCCTGGACCAAGAAACCCCGCATGCCGCTGCGCGAGCATGCGATCACGTCCAGGCCCGTCGTGCGCTATCTGGGCAGAGATGATTCCGAGAGTACGGTCGACGGCTGGCAGAAATGGGTGACGACGGTAGCCGCATGGCTGCGCGAGGGCCGCACGCCGACGGTTTTCGTCCACACCCCGGACAATGCCGACGCCCCCGAGCTCTGCCGTCGCTTCTACGACCAGGTGCGGGCGGTGGTCCCGGACCTTGAACCGCTGCCCGAGCCGCTGCCGCTGCCGGAGCCGGACGGACCCCTGACCCTGTTCTGA